caaaaataatttctcaGCTTCAATCCTTTTTACAGTCTCAGAATTCTCGAGGGTCAGGTTTGGTATCTCAACAATCCACAGAttctctaaataaaatttctacttGGATTATTGATTCAGGTGCAACTGATCACATGACCTGGGATCCAACAAAATTACACAATTTTGTTCTTGCAAATTCTCAACATGTGATCATTGCTAATGGGGATCGAGCTGAAATCTCTGGTTTTGGCTCATctaatttgtttaataaaacAATACCTAATATTCTTCTATTGCCTGCTTTTAAATCTAACTTACTATCCGTTggtaaaataaccaagactttaaattgtaatattattttttcaccATCTACTGTGATTTTTCAGGATCGAATCACCGGAAAGACGATTGGTGAAGAATATCTTCAAAATGACCTATACTACCTCACCACTCCTAGTCAGTGTCTAACCACGACCAATTCCTCCAACCAAGGCCTGTTGATGCATAGGCGGTTTGGGCATCCGTCCGACAGAATTTTGAATCAacttttttatcttaaaatagaTTCAAGTTGTTGTGatgtttgtaaatttttaaagcGTACTAGATTGCCTTTTCCCTCGTCGTCTACTAAAtcgaaaaaattatttgatttaatccaCTTTGATGTTTGTGGACCTGCCCTCGTCACCTCATACAATCACTTCCGCTGTTTTGTCACTTTTATCGACAATTACTCACGAGTTACTTGGATCTATTTGCTACAAGGAAAAAAATGATGTTTTTGCATGTTTCCTCAACTTTTTTCACTTTATTCAAAATCAGTACAACGCCAAAATTAAAACCTTCCGTTCAGATAATGGTACTGAAtatgtcaataaaaaaatttctgaattattttctcaagaaGGAATTTTGCACCAAACTACCTGCATTTATACTCCTGAACAGAATGGGatttcagaaagaaaaaataggcATCTTCTTGAGGTTATTCGCACTCTTCTCTTTCAAAACAATGTTCCTCAGCTTTTTTGGTCGGATACCCTCTTAACTGCAGCCTATCTCATCAACCGGCTCCCCAGTTCCATTCTTAATAATCTCAGCCCTCTAGAACTTctcaaacaaagaaaaattaaattagatcaTATTCGAGTATTTGGCTGCACAGCCTTTGTCCACATCAGACGTCATCATAAGATGGACAAAAGTTGTGCCAAAACCATCTTCCTTGGGTACTCCTCTAATAAAAAGGGCTACAAATGTTATTGACCCCACCACCTATAAATCCAATATTTTCCGAGATGTGACCTTCGATGAAACTACCCCTTACTTTCCTAATGACACCACTCTTCCCACCGCACCTTCCGCAGACTTTTTTTTCCCTCTAACTCTTCCTTTTTGACATTCTTGGGATACTTTCTCGGCCCCGTGCCTATCTCGGCTGGGAGAGTCTTCCATTCCTGCGGAAACTTCTTTAGGGTGAGATCATGAGTCACCTACAGAAGAAATTGCTCTGCGAAGATCTACTAGACCAACTAGACCAACCAGACCTCCTGCTCGGTTAAAGGACTATGTGTCCAACTCCGTATCGTATCCTATTCATCACTTTATCAGTTATAATTTTGTATCATCTTCATACATGGCTTATTTAAACACTCTCACATCACACACTGAGCCCACCTCTTTCTATGATGCTAACACCAATCCTAATTGGTGTAAGTATATGAAAGAAGAGCTCCAGGCTCTGGAGAAAAATGAAACGTGGGATCTTGTTACCCTACcaccaaataaaaaaccagTTGGTTGTAAATGGGTGTATAAAGTCAAATACAAGCATGATGGCACCATTGAAAGGTACAAAGCCAGGTTGGTAGCAAAGGGATTCACTCAAACTTATGGCGTAGATTACCAGGAAACCTTTGCTCCGGTGGCTAAAATGAGCACAGCCCGtattttattatctgttgCTACTAACTCAGGGTGGAGCTTATTTCAGATGGATGTTAAGAATGCATTTCTTCAAGGATCTCTAGAACAAGAGGTGTACATGACTCTCCCTCCAGGTCACAAATCAGCCTTTGATTCTTCCCTGGTATGTAAGTTAAAAAAGGCAATCTACGGATTGAAACAGTCTCCAAGAGCATGGTATGCTAAGCTTAGTCAGtttctcttaaaaattaatttcagtaAATGTACTTATGACTCCTCTATGTTCGTTAAGCACACACACTTACACAATAATTATTCTAgtatatgtggatgatattGTTATAACAGGAAACAATAATGAGGAAATTGAGAAAGTAAAACAAACTCTAAAGTAGGAATTTGACATTAAGGACCTTGGTCAGTTAACTTACTTTCTCGATATAGAAATAGCCAAATCTCATAAAGGGCTATTCctatctcaaagaaaatatgttCTTGATCTCCTAAAAGAAACAGGGAAAATAGGAGCCAATTTAGAGGATGGCGATCCCTTAAGTGACATAGGCCACTATCAGCGCTTGGTAGGAAAATTGATCTACTTAACTGTCATCAGGCCTGATATTAGCTATGTTGTGAGTATGATTAGCCAATTTATGCATGCTCCCCGTACTCCTCACTTGGACACGGTTGATAGAATCCTAAGATACCTCAAGGGTACTCCAGGTCAAGGTATTTAGatgaagaataataataatgctaacaCTGTTATTGGTTTTTTcgatgcagattgggcaggTAGCTGTGACAGAAAGTCAACCTCAGGGTTCTGCGTATTTGTAGGAGGAAATCTAGTAActtggaaaagcaaaaaataatcAGCAACTGCAAGATCCAGTGCCTAACCTGAGTACAGAGCTATGGCATCAACAGCTAGCGAGCTCATTTGGATTAAGCAAGTGCTCACTGACATGGGAATAAAGTGCAAAGATCCGATGGAGATGGTACTATGACAGCTAAGCAGCCAGAAACATAGCGTCGAACCCAGTCTTCCACGAGAGGATTAAACATATTGAAGTTGACTGTCACTTCATAAGGAAAAAAGTCCAATCAGGAGAAATTGTAACTCCATTTGTCAGAAGCCACGAACAGTCGGCTGACATCTTCACAAAGGCCCTTGACAAAGCAAGCCACCAAAGACTCCTGAGCAAGATGGGTTCTGTCAATTTATTCGAACCCACCTTGAGGGGAGTGTTGAAGCACCAAAACCAGATCATAGCTGCAAAGTTCAACATGCAAAAACTGGCAGTAAGGACCAACAGTCTTTGACTGTTGGTCATGGCCTCAGATATCCAGATCATCACAGGCCTAAGCTAGAGACAAGGAGCAACACCTCTCCCCTAAGGGAAAAGACTACTTATACCTTTCCCTAAACTGGAATTTAACGTTAAAATGTAACAAAATCAGCAATAGGACCGTTGCACTCAAATTGTATATAACAGAATGTTTATCCCTATTATAATCTCAGAATTCAATATACATTATAAACTCATGATTGATCACTCAATCTTTTCACACTAACTCCATCGTAACTCCCATTTAATTGAGACCCTGGCAGCCTGAACATTAGAAGTGTGATGAGCCTCTTGCCATTGACATGGACAACGCCCtgcataattattattatctgtGCTGCTAAATTTTCACGAGCCTTCCACACTGCATCGATCAATACGATTGTTCCACAAACTCCGGACAATCCTCCAAACTACTGTATGACGAGAAGTTTCGGAAATCCAATCGTAGAAGGAAATCAAATGATACATGGGATGATGACCAAACCCAAAGTTGAATGGAGCCAACAATCACGAGCCACAGAAATAGTCGCGctgtaatatatttaatagactCGGCTATTTCAACTTATAAGACACGCATGCATGAGAACCAAATAAGTTTATTAgtactttttttattcaataaattttcttttgcttttttatatatatatattatttttgtattatatatatacatatgatTTGCGTTGAAATTGTTTTTAGTTTTAccattgatttaaaaaaaattaataaaaaggaaacagTTCCAACGCATATTAGATTTAGATGGCAATGGACAGGAAGTTGTCATTTCTATGAGATATTTACTGGGTGCCAGAACAATAACACAAATAAATAAGGAATAACGTTTTCGATAATGTCATTAGGGtcgataatattaattaatatttatttttattaattaattttaataaataaataataattatttttgaataattttatgcTTGTATATTATGCATGTTTTAAAGTCTCCTTTAATATAAATTGTATAGTCCATtagtaatttcaaaaattatttatttactaaaaggaattattttagctattttttaattttctaataaaagatatttcataaaagaatatcTATGTATATTGTTAGTTATatctttcataaattattattaatcaaattatatatattttaaaatttttatataaaataaatatatgtataggAAAATACCTGCTAAAAATTTCggcaaataaaatattttaaactctgaaaaaatttaaaatataaagatattaaatttctatatatattaatttttaagtgcttaattttaacttatgtataattttttataaaatttttataaatttttgattcataagtcatatttctaattaaatactaaccctaatattaaaaataacatattaattatattttaatattatattaattaataaaatatttttaattaaataatgattctgattttattataaaaatggcatattaattatatttgatattatattaattagtagattaattttataattagataataattttaattttaaaaaaaattatatatttgaatattatatataagaataaattaatttttaattatataataaattttaatcttaaaattaaaaatatctaaaattactaatttattattatttttaaaattttattaatttaattttataactaagataataataacaatgaaCGATTATTACCTTTAAACCTGAGGTAAATTTTATCGGGAAATCCTAAATATTCTCAATGAGTTGGCATATCCGCAGAAAACGCGGTGTTTCCTCTTCTCGTTTTCAtcaaaacaaaggaaaaaaaaggaaaaactacTCTCTCGTTTTGCTTGcataatatatacaaaaatatctcttttttcttGCATAATAAAGACAAAAAACAATTCTATTACATtacattttctctctcttaaaATCTTTCACTCtgttttctttgaaatttCCAGGAAGAAACCTACGATCCGCTGTTTTATCAATAGCGTGATCTaaggtttctctctctatttcCTCTTTCATTTTCACCTACTCAATTTTAGGTTTtctcttttaagaaaaaaatattattttttaaattcagtATAAGAAATGAGCGATCACGTGGTGTTGTACGTTGATCGGTTGATTACGCCGTCATCTTCCTCTCCGGAGGAAATGGCTGATCGGGCGGTTGCTGGACCTTCTTGTTCTAGGCCAAATGAGGAACCCAACGGTGTCGTTCAGGAGAAGGGAAACgatgataatgataatgaaGAGGAGCCGTTGATTAAGGTTGCTGAATGCCGCATTTGTCAAGAGGAAGATTCTGTTACCAATTTGGAGACTCCCTGTGCCTGCAGCGGTAGCCTCAAGGTAtccttttcttaatttctttttataaatttttaatgcaGAGATTCTATGTTCTTGGTTTTGGATGATGAATCTTATTCAGATGTGTTGAATATATGAAAACAGGGTATAATTCTTGgcttaattagattaaaagaaaaaaaaaaaagaaaaaaattgcatTTTCACATTATTAAGCACATAtgtattcttttcattttgtgTAATGGGGACAACATTTTTCAACCAAAGAATTTAAGAGgaaataggaaaaataaaaagaaacatagCATTTTggttataataataaataataagtaacATAGGAGCTAAGTTACAAGACAATCAGTTCTGAACTAAAGTGATTGCCCGGCTGGTTTAAGATATTGCAATCCAGGGCTTGGAACTCGGTTGTCATTTGAGCTTGAGCTTTCCATAGCTGAACCCATTTTATTGtccttatatataaatacctACATTTTCTGCAGTATGCTCATAGGAAGTGTGTTCAGCATTGGTGCAATGAGAAAGGAGATATCACTTGTGAGATATGTCATAAGGTAATTTCTCCtagtctttcttttttttggtcTTGGCGGTTGTCCTATGTCTCATACATGCTTggtttgaaatcaatttggtttAACATAGTAAAGATCACATGCGCTTCCACTTTTTATGTGTGGTCATCTGTTACGGTCAGAAGACAAGTAGTAGAATCAAGTGTATTTGTGACTGCTCGCGGAACAATTTTTCCCTAGCTTAAGTTGCTTATAACATTAATAACTTGACCATATTGTTGATTGctataaaatatcttttgcAATCTAGAGAAGTAGGTGGCATGCATCTGAACTATGCAAATGCTTTTTATTGAACTGGCTACTGCAGTGCACTGCGTTCTTAAGTTATGAATAGTTAGCTGCATATTTCAAACTTGATTTGCCTCATGACCTTTTGGGTTTGATGTATAGCCTTACCAACCTGGTTATACTGCTCCACTTCGTCCACCTCAAGCTGAAGACACTGCTATTGATATTGGGTAggtcaaaattttctttagagTTACTgaatgttttcttttgtttttttttcctcttctcAAAACAGTATGgctgatatttttttttaaaaatattttgatgataaGAAATGTTTATTGATTCATTTGGATGTGCAATAGGAAtgtcattttatattaatgatGGGTTTTGCATCATAATGCAAACTTATTACATTTTGTTTTGTGAGCTTTTCTGCAGCGGAGGCTGGACCATATCTGGCACTCCTCTAGATCTTCGTGATCCTCGCCTATTGGCAATTGCAGAAGCGGAACGTCATTTTCTGGAAGCTGAGTATGATGAGTATGCTGCTTCAAATGCCAGTGGAGCTGCATTTTGCCGTTCAGCTGCTTTGATTGTAAGGCCaacttcaaattttaaattcaccTGATGATTgtacattataatattatagcaGTATTTCTACTTCATGCTGATAGATGAAGTAGTCCTTTCGTATATGGATTAAGGATGTTCAGAATCTGAGGATGATATTTAGTTAAAGTATAGCTAAGATAAAAGGGAAGAAAGTTAACGTTGTTTGCCAACTTGTCTGCGCTTAACTTTGaagttgttattttcttccaCTAGACAAATTATTTCCATAATAGCTACCGAAGTTTGGTATTTTAGCATTGGAGGAGACTTACTTCTACTATTCTTGGATGTGGGGTACATGCACATACCACCCATCGCCTAGACAATGCCCTTGGTCACTTAAACTCTGCAATTCTACTGATCCCTTTCCCGTATATGATTTATGTTTCCTTGATTCTCCATGAAATTTGGAACGATTTAGAGCTTGCTctgattttctcttttctttttatttcactAGTTGATGGCCCTTCTACTTTTGCGGCATGCATTGACTGTTACAGATGCTGATGGAGATGATGATGTGTCTACATTTTTCTCTGTAAGTTGAATGGTAACAGTCTATTTTTGTGCTCTATTTGGTATCTGCTGGATTGTGTGATTTATCATTTCTAATGAACTGGTTGGTCCCTGTCAGTTTTTCTTGCTAAGAGCAGCTGGTTTTCTTTTGCCTTGTTACATCATGGCTTGGGCCATCAGCATCCTGCAGCGACGAAGGCAAAGACAGGTCAGTACACGCTTCAGTTATACTTTGTCATGCTTGTACCTTTGTCTATGGTACCTTGTCAGGCCATATAGATGTTGCAACAGATTCATACTAAACTTTGTACCATGATTTGGTGATACAGGAGGCTGCAGCATTGGCAGCAACACAAGTTGCTTTTGTGCTTCAGTCTGGCCAACATAGGGGTCTGCATTTCACAATAGCATCAGGACCTCAAGTAACTGCACATCAAGAACCTGTTTAACCAGGAAAAAATGAAACgagaattgaaaaaaaaaaaaaaatccaatgaATAATGTTTTATGTGTGATGACCAGTTAAAGAGCCATGATGCTCAATCGGCAACCTTATTTTGTTTCCCTGTTCCATGgtaatgtatatataatttcacaTCATGAGGAGCTGCAAAATTGTTTGATATCTAAATCTGCTGTTCTATAGGAGCAtttgacttattttctttgtttttcccTTTGTATTTCCCTGCATCTCACTGCCAGCATTTTAATTGTTCCATAATATAGATGGGTCATTTTTAGCACCATGACATTGAATTTATTCCTAGTTCTTCACTGTATATGATGGCAACAATAATTTTTGCCACTTAACCAATTGACCGTTGTCCCAGGAAAGGCCCATCCTATCAGTCGGTTACTTTGATCCATCTCCTGGTGCTCGAAACTTCTGTTGCTTTTGCTGATTTTTAGTTTCTCGGATGATAAAGTGAAGGAGCAGCTCCAACTTCTGCTTCGCTTTATCTGCATCATGTCCTTTTTATTACAGAATGCAGTAAGTTCGGCACTAGCAATAAAGActagggctgagcatggatctcggtgattTCCGCCCGAACCGAATAATCGTACCGAAAAGTACCAGAACCGAAAAAATCGAAAatttttataaccgaattgaatcgatccgaatttttttactattacggtatggtactggttctttagtaaaaactgTACCCAGAaccgaattttttacatatatttataaataattatttatattatataaaaaatacatatattaaaaaaataatatatatactctataaaaaattattttatatttatcatttatataatatatattaaaaataactataatattataatatactttatactctataaaaatataagttatatatattaatatgtcacatagtatattgatactagtaatctagtatacatactataataataaatttgaaatttatttactatctagaaatttttgacaagttaattaaaaaattacttaatttaataaaaagttatataaattagtaaaaattataaaaagatattgttatacaaatataatattatttacactatatttattaataaattaatttttaattatataatatttttattttaagaataataatattaattatactaaaagtattaatttatataaatattaaaattaagaaataaatattttaaaaataatttttatattattatactaataaaacttaaaaaattaaatatttagaaataattattttattaacttttaaaatatataaattaatattaaaatataaaaaaaatattaaattatatttataaatttaattttttttgaaaatgatcaaacaaaacttgagaaaaaattgttaaaacatcttttaacaatattgaagttctttacttcctacaacagcggaggtcctcatttgttgtcaagattagcttagaagttcaaataaacctatccagctagaagaatcaatagaggatATTGAAAGCATTGAGTTAGGtaaaatttctttactttttacatatgtttgtttattgttgatgctcTTAAGTCTTATTgacataattttttacttttattgtaggaattattcaagatcctgagatttgtgagtcccttatgccaaaattaaatgtggagtgctaattttgaggggaggtaataacattcctttcctaattttggacatgtattttagtgctacataaagtttgtaactttatttattttaatgactgtcatctgtaaaatatttttatgcttgcagtaatatatattttaatggtttgtatttgaatattgaataaattattgtatttgcaaGTGAACTGAATTGCGAAacaggttgttcaagaatgtgattgcaattttaatttagattttcatgctattttgtttaggttggtaatcatattttctctaaatgtacttgattaaatatgagattaacgttatattttttaaattttttagaactgaaaatagcaccgaaccgaactatattgaaccgtaaaattggtacaatacggtattggatccttttatgtttggtacagtactggtaccttcaattttaaaataatcgaGGTTTGATATAGTACtagtgatttataaataaccgaattggaccgaTCCGTGCTCAGCCCTAATAAACACAGCCCTTTGTCAAGGAGAAAACAAATGCTAGAAACTGTAAACTTAGTTCTTGGAAATTGATAAAAACTGATTGGGAATGATTTATGAGGGTTGGAATGTTATGTGTCAATATATCTACACACTTTTTTATACATGTCAATAAAGCAGCAAAGCATATATTCTGGTTTACTCATGGAATGATTATGGCTTACACTGAAACATAAAAAGCATCTTCTTCCTTCTACTTTTGCGTTTAGGTAACATTCTGTTGCACTTCTCTCTTGGCTTTAGATCAAACATTCTTCTCAAACCAATATCTTACTCTTTTCAACAAATTATTAACGCTTCCATTTTGCCTCAAAGTTTTTCTTATAACTTCTTCACTTTCTAAACTTGGCCCTTAAGATTTAGTCTCCATTTTATCTTgtaatctttaaaataaatttgtatttttctataattactttatatttttagcttAGGCTTCTAAAAGTTTAATATTAGTACGTCATCTATATATTAGTTTGAATACTCTCCTAAACTGAATTTCTAGCGGTGTTATTGGATTAGTCCCTAGTTctttttgtaatatatataaatttttgagacctaaattttttttgatatgtatGCTTAATATTTTACACCtaagatttttgttttgacatGTCTACTTACTTTTGACatagaaaatcaaacttatatgtaattttataatttttttctattaatttattcattcataagttacattcctaattaaacattgattctaatattaagaaatagtatattagttacattttaatgttatatcaactaataaatagtttcctAACCGGATAATGATACTAAATATATCCTAGGAAagagcatattaattatattttaattttatattaactaataaattagttttgtaattaaacaacaattctaattctagttatatttttaatattacattcaataataaattaatttttaattatataataaatttttaattctaaaagaaagtaatatcaattatattgatatattaatttatatatattaaaattaattaataaatttttatattattatattaataaaagatttaaaattttaaaaagatttagtacatttaaaaagttaatttgctattattttttaaaattttataaattaatattaaaaattaaaatttttattaaattgtatctattaacttgattttataatcaaaataataataatagtattgtACAATGCACAGGTGAACAActagtttaaaataaatactaaaccATTGATTTTaggagaaattaaaatttatcaattgtaACGTATAACAGCTCCGGTATGTtcaaattatgtatatatatttagggTATTTTAGTGCTTTAATagtatgttttatatatataatatgtgaaaaatatATACGTTTACCTCACCtaagcttaattgtctattttcatgTAATATTAGCCAAGGGaggaaaatatagaaaaaaatattagaaaagaagcttaattggACATTTTTGTGTCAAAACTCAATATTAAAACGCATGGACTACTATTTACAAGGCCTAGCCGAATATTACAAGGCCcaacattttttataattattatgatttatatcAAGAGTTATTATGGAACAATATTCGGtgaacataaaaatatttatagtctTATCtgttagatagacttatatggatatatatatctttaggAAGACTTACTTAGATGATGACTCTTCTCTATTTATATCTCTACAAACCTAATTCTAAAAGGAGGATGAGATG
The Ricinus communis isolate WT05 ecotype wild-type chromosome 1, ASM1957865v1, whole genome shotgun sequence DNA segment above includes these coding regions:
- the LOC8281803 gene encoding uncharacterized protein LOC8281803 yields the protein MSDHVVLYVDRLITPSSSSPEEMADRAVAGPSCSRPNEEPNGVVQEKGNDDNDNEEEPLIKVAECRICQEEDSVTNLETPCACSGSLKYAHRKCVQHWCNEKGDITCEICHKPYQPGYTAPLRPPQAEDTAIDIGGGWTISGTPLDLRDPRLLAIAEAERHFLEAEYDEYAASNASGAAFCRSAALILMALLLLRHALTVTDADGDDDVSTFFSFFLLRAAGFLLPCYIMAWAISILQRRRQRQEAAALAATQVAFVLQSGQHRGLHFTIASGPQVTAHQEPV